A genomic region of Fervidobacterium gondwanense DSM 13020 contains the following coding sequences:
- a CDS encoding DUF3307 domain-containing protein, producing MSVIDIFPYLFLGHLFGDYVLQTGYIAAKKSKDIKVLGIHIGLLFLSQLVFVFGEGFGIKHFLAIAMLSGIHFLIDLIKFHCKTAFCNSWKYYLIDQLFHLLSLLSVAPFFDKVVPFLPRTVVTVGAIMIFNAYFIGILSHLIARNGTYKRDYIGYFMRMVAPITYFISVWSFLIYALLCGFLIYKKRSMFNLLNYVFTIIATITLLEVML from the coding sequence TTGAGTGTTATCGACATTTTTCCTTATCTTTTTCTTGGACATCTTTTTGGCGATTATGTGCTTCAAACAGGATATATAGCGGCCAAAAAGTCAAAGGATATTAAAGTGCTTGGGATACATATTGGACTGCTCTTTTTGTCACAATTAGTCTTTGTTTTTGGGGAAGGATTTGGTATTAAACACTTTTTGGCTATTGCCATGCTTTCTGGAATACATTTCCTTATCGATTTGATAAAGTTTCACTGTAAAACAGCCTTTTGTAATTCTTGGAAGTATTACCTCATAGACCAGTTGTTTCATTTATTATCTTTGTTATCTGTTGCCCCATTTTTCGACAAAGTAGTCCCATTTTTACCTCGCACTGTGGTTACTGTAGGTGCGATCATGATTTTCAATGCATATTTTATCGGAATTCTATCTCATCTGATAGCAAGAAACGGTACTTACAAGAGAGACTACATCGGATATTTCATGAGGATGGTCGCACCAATAACTTATTTCATCTCTGTATGGTCTTTCTTAATCTATGCATTGCTATGCGGATTCTTGATATACAAGAAGAGATCTATGTTTAACTTACTTAATTATGTATTTACCATAATTGCGACAATAACCTTATTGGAGGTGATGTTATGA
- a CDS encoding HD domain-containing phosphohydrolase yields MNISQKRIVESPTWLSGYLYEGNLFGRPSKIKLSIENIEFYVLEGYSDKFLKKLANLIKQGVYVNPANLRDQVVYIAAKLNSNLRLNELLKDIQSEICNILNADAASILMYEQDHLRFLVTVGKASGKIESIPVPMESIAGKIFTEGKVLIFNDLEKNPIHFKGVDKAAKFKTENIVGSPIWVENEKIGVIEVLNKSGGFDKDDAEIVELFAKLIGRKLLSTWQYEKFSDAFKKVLLAIATAIDKRDNYTHQHSRNVARYSVELGRKMNLSQQLLEKLEFSAILHDVGKIGIPDSILLKPGKLTDEEYQTIKNHTVYGAEILSQIKYVDRDIMNGALEHHERLDGSGYPYGKRDGEISLFGRIIGIADVFDALSTKRTYKEAWTLSDVLRVIGEDVKKGKFSEELYEKLVELANDLNFET; encoded by the coding sequence TTGAATATTTCTCAGAAAAGGATTGTAGAATCACCAACTTGGCTGAGCGGATATTTGTATGAAGGGAATTTGTTCGGCAGACCTTCAAAGATCAAGCTCAGCATTGAGAACATAGAGTTCTATGTTCTTGAAGGTTATTCTGACAAGTTCTTGAAAAAACTTGCAAATCTTATAAAACAAGGTGTATACGTGAATCCGGCAAATTTACGTGACCAAGTTGTGTACATTGCAGCAAAGCTAAATAGTAATCTGAGGCTGAATGAACTACTAAAGGACATTCAGAGTGAAATCTGCAACATTCTTAATGCCGACGCAGCATCGATATTGATGTATGAGCAGGACCACCTCAGATTTCTGGTAACCGTCGGTAAGGCAAGTGGAAAAATAGAAAGTATCCCAGTACCTATGGAGTCTATAGCTGGTAAGATATTCACGGAAGGAAAAGTTTTGATTTTTAACGATCTTGAGAAAAATCCAATCCATTTTAAAGGTGTTGACAAAGCGGCTAAGTTCAAAACAGAAAACATCGTTGGTTCACCAATTTGGGTCGAAAATGAGAAAATCGGTGTTATTGAAGTACTCAATAAATCAGGAGGATTTGACAAAGACGATGCTGAAATTGTAGAACTATTTGCAAAACTGATCGGTAGAAAATTACTTAGTACTTGGCAGTATGAAAAGTTCTCAGACGCATTTAAAAAAGTGCTTTTAGCAATTGCAACCGCAATAGATAAGAGGGACAATTATACCCATCAACATTCAAGGAATGTAGCCCGTTATTCTGTAGAACTTGGTAGAAAGATGAATTTGAGCCAACAACTCCTGGAAAAGCTTGAATTCTCAGCTATCTTGCATGATGTTGGAAAAATTGGAATCCCAGACAGCATACTTCTAAAACCTGGAAAATTAACGGATGAGGAGTACCAAACTATCAAGAATCACACAGTATACGGTGCTGAGATTCTCTCTCAGATTAAATACGTCGACAGAGATATAATGAACGGTGCCCTGGAACATCATGAAAGATTGGACGGTAGTGGGTATCCTTACGGAAAAAGAGACGGCGAAATCTCTTTATTCGGAAGAATAATTGGAATTGCAGATGTATTCGACGCACTCTCGACAAAAAGAACCTATAAAGAAGCTTGGACTTTATCGGATGTCTTAAGAGTAATTGGTGAAGATGTTAAGAAAGGGAAATTCTCAGAGGAACTGTACGAGAAGCTTGTTGAACTTGCAAATGATTTGAATTTTGAGACTTAG
- a CDS encoding CHASE2 domain-containing protein, which translates to MKKIHILTIFLTVFMVWAIMFRLEFTNVPDLKIMDIFYKLRGEIRINPHVVIVGIDEYSLSTLEVEGDTWPWNREVYGRLLEKVFEDGAKVVAFDVSFTEPNEEEGDSYFASTLLMYGNVVLGTYLINEKQTYFLYNENLRKIIEENVSYLDYAYKMKNFKELALLKPFKVYKIRPIYEPFSVSAYSATYEIGSLDADGVVRRIPLLVIEEWAVENGVSSGILPHMNVIAAALYFGISPSDLLLDFSKKVIEMDSQKIPFDNSGYMHLWYYGKGPKIFKEVPFYDALNGKYEKGTFKDKVVLVGYTATAKGLYDLRITPFSSEEAGVYVHATAIENMISGDFVKSLTPFYNALLVVIIMVGITPLMRYRSKVFNTILVFLPVVYLTVSYVLFLRHIYVTTFYPILGLVVIGSTKVLGDFLAENAEKRRMREFLYRYVPDRVADNLLSSGELKLGGETKEVVVLFSDIKGFTSRSEKLSPEEVVSFLNVYLTKMSEIIRYKYDGTIDKFIGDAIMAIFGAPVSYENDIERALRCALDMRKGLKELNKEYGYNLDSGIGIHFGPAIVGNIGAPFRMDYTCIGDTVNTASRIEHLTRELDAEVIVSEEVMKRSKEFEFEYLGEYSVKGKSDKLKLYKLLGEKSTVQSEDKISASTEDKDV; encoded by the coding sequence ATGAAAAAGATTCATATCCTTACCATATTTCTCACAGTCTTTATGGTTTGGGCTATAATGTTCAGGCTTGAGTTTACTAATGTGCCCGATTTGAAGATTATGGACATTTTTTATAAATTACGCGGTGAGATCAGAATCAACCCGCATGTTGTTATAGTTGGTATAGATGAGTATTCTTTGAGCACGTTGGAAGTGGAAGGCGATACTTGGCCCTGGAATCGGGAAGTTTATGGAAGACTCCTTGAGAAGGTTTTCGAGGATGGTGCGAAGGTAGTTGCCTTCGACGTATCGTTCACAGAACCAAATGAAGAGGAAGGGGATAGCTATTTTGCAAGCACTCTTTTGATGTATGGAAATGTTGTGCTCGGAACATACCTGATTAACGAAAAGCAGACTTACTTTCTTTATAACGAAAATCTCAGGAAAATAATCGAGGAGAACGTATCGTACCTCGATTATGCATACAAAATGAAAAATTTCAAAGAACTCGCACTTTTGAAACCATTCAAAGTTTACAAGATTAGGCCTATATATGAACCTTTTTCAGTCTCAGCATACAGCGCAACTTACGAAATTGGAAGCTTGGATGCGGATGGTGTTGTGAGAAGAATTCCTTTGCTTGTGATAGAAGAATGGGCAGTCGAGAATGGCGTTTCTTCCGGAATATTGCCACACATGAATGTTATTGCCGCTGCTTTGTATTTCGGTATATCGCCAAGTGATCTACTTTTGGATTTTTCTAAGAAGGTTATTGAAATGGATTCACAAAAGATTCCGTTTGATAACTCAGGATACATGCATTTATGGTATTACGGGAAAGGACCAAAGATCTTTAAAGAAGTACCATTTTACGATGCTTTAAATGGAAAATATGAAAAGGGAACTTTCAAAGACAAAGTCGTGCTTGTAGGTTACACCGCAACAGCTAAGGGGCTTTACGATCTAAGAATAACACCGTTTTCAAGCGAAGAAGCTGGAGTTTATGTCCACGCTACAGCGATAGAAAATATGATAAGCGGTGATTTTGTTAAGAGCCTAACACCTTTTTACAATGCATTGCTGGTTGTGATTATAATGGTCGGAATTACACCGCTTATGCGCTATAGGAGCAAGGTGTTTAACACGATTTTGGTGTTCTTACCAGTCGTTTATCTGACAGTATCGTACGTGCTATTCTTAAGGCACATTTATGTGACAACATTCTACCCTATTTTAGGATTAGTTGTCATTGGCTCAACAAAAGTCTTAGGAGACTTCCTTGCTGAAAATGCTGAAAAACGAAGGATGCGAGAATTCCTTTATAGATACGTGCCTGATAGGGTGGCGGATAATCTACTAAGCTCCGGCGAGCTAAAACTTGGTGGAGAGACAAAAGAAGTCGTTGTGCTTTTTTCTGATATTAAAGGGTTCACAAGCCGTTCGGAAAAGCTTTCACCTGAAGAGGTTGTTTCATTTTTAAATGTTTACCTTACAAAGATGAGCGAAATTATACGTTATAAGTACGACGGAACGATCGATAAATTTATCGGAGACGCGATAATGGCGATTTTCGGTGCCCCTGTTTCATACGAAAACGATATAGAGAGAGCGTTAAGGTGCGCATTAGATATGCGAAAAGGGCTCAAAGAACTTAATAAGGAGTATGGCTATAACCTCGACAGTGGAATAGGAATTCACTTCGGACCAGCAATTGTAGGAAATATAGGTGCGCCATTTAGAATGGATTACACTTGTATTGGCGATACTGTCAATACTGCCTCAAGGATTGAGCATCTCACAAGAGAACTTGACGCTGAAGTTATAGTGTCAGAAGAGGTAATGAAAAGGTCAAAAGAATTTGAGTTTGAGTATCTTGGAGAATATTCTGTGAAAGGAAAGAGCGATAAGTTAAAGCTATATAAGTTGTTGGGTGAAAAATCAACTGTTCAGAGCGAAGATAAGATCTCCGCATCGACGGAAGATAAAGATGTCTGA
- a CDS encoding HD domain-containing phosphohydrolase, with product MKGISIDFDGTICEVDSTGNFYIYGQLPSQDDVYEMAIVYELKIAESIFDLTHNLLTAVSLEEIPIKVSTFFREKFNKNVTMEYDEELHEFRMNKQQLVVPIVSKNSGTLGSTIIKGDFSLEEALGFLAFYDSFVSIVEGMIISHRLENLLRSALDTMFVTLNKRVKLEESDLKLMEEIVSKLSVVENVNLEEAKLALRTINVGFVGLKDELFDRIKSGAVRDGDYEEFLKHVQYGYEILKDMDAPNFIIEACLYHHDFVDGSGLSKLRGTEIPKLALIVGFAENVVLLGKHKEEMKGKYPDEYFRIIFEE from the coding sequence TTGAAAGGAATTTCTATAGATTTTGACGGTACTATATGTGAAGTAGATTCTACTGGAAATTTCTATATATACGGTCAGTTACCATCGCAAGATGATGTTTATGAGATGGCTATTGTTTACGAACTGAAGATAGCAGAGAGTATTTTTGACTTAACGCATAATCTTCTGACCGCTGTTTCACTTGAAGAAATTCCAATAAAGGTAAGTACTTTTTTCAGGGAGAAATTCAATAAGAACGTAACCATGGAATACGATGAGGAATTGCACGAGTTCAGGATGAATAAGCAACAACTTGTTGTTCCGATAGTAAGTAAAAATTCCGGTACTCTCGGAAGTACAATAATAAAAGGAGATTTTTCTCTAGAAGAGGCGCTTGGATTCTTAGCTTTCTATGATTCTTTTGTTTCAATTGTTGAGGGGATGATTATAAGTCACAGGTTGGAGAACCTTTTGAGAAGTGCACTTGATACTATGTTTGTTACGTTAAACAAACGTGTTAAGTTGGAAGAAAGTGACTTAAAACTTATGGAAGAAATAGTTTCAAAGTTATCTGTTGTTGAAAATGTCAACCTTGAAGAGGCGAAGCTTGCACTTAGAACTATCAATGTAGGATTCGTGGGCTTGAAAGACGAACTCTTTGACAGGATAAAATCTGGTGCTGTGCGAGACGGAGATTACGAAGAGTTTTTGAAACACGTACAGTACGGATATGAGATTCTGAAGGATATGGACGCTCCGAATTTCATAATCGAAGCTTGTTTATACCATCACGATTTCGTAGATGGGAGTGGGCTAAGTAAATTAAGAGGGACTGAAATACCCAAACTGGCTTTAATTGTAGGTTTCGCAGAGAATGTTGTGTTGTTAGGAAAGCATAAGGAAGAAATGAAAGGGAAGTACCCTGATGAATACTTTAGGATAATATTTGAGGAGTGA
- a CDS encoding secondary thiamine-phosphate synthase enzyme YjbQ: MKSYTEYLWFNTSKKRELVQITDKIEEIVKKSGIKEGFCLVSAMHITAGIIVNDNESGLHQDIWEWLEKLAPAGNYRHHWTGETNGDAHLKRILTHHQVLLPVTDGKLDLGPWEEIFYAEYDGQRRKRVVVKVIGE, from the coding sequence GTGAAGTCATACACAGAATATCTCTGGTTCAACACATCCAAAAAGCGAGAACTCGTTCAAATCACCGATAAAATAGAAGAAATTGTCAAAAAAAGTGGCATCAAAGAAGGCTTTTGCCTCGTTTCAGCAATGCATATAACGGCGGGTATCATCGTTAACGACAACGAGTCAGGTCTACACCAAGACATATGGGAGTGGCTCGAAAAACTCGCACCAGCTGGAAATTACAGACATCATTGGACGGGGGAAACGAATGGAGATGCTCATTTAAAAAGAATCCTAACGCATCATCAGGTGCTCTTGCCTGTTACGGACGGAAAACTTGACCTCGGACCTTGGGAGGAGATATTCTACGCTGAGTACGATGGGCAGAGGAGAAAAAGGGTTGTGGTGAAGGTAATAGGTGAATGA
- a CDS encoding MFS transporter: MKKLSSLLPMIIIFSYSLVLNSMAPLLSSFRELFHISVELSSLLPFFSLTGTVLSNIFVGIYLNRLGLKRALMTGYLLTILGSLIIAFSGRLFLSLVGLFFFGLSTGFGFTASTTLLVQSKKPKFGLFHGAYGLGGIIAPLLIKVVQGKWQDFRFVYLIYSALFLSLLTYTLLKIEELSAEKKRESFSLSEIRQAFKIDSFRIFLLLLILYSSAEIGVITWAGTISNSKVISTYTAYMIFWALFTLSRFPVEYLEKTFRYLLRTNTLLLIVSTVLLFTTKNPIYFIISGFLFGPLFPYIQKHALRNIHNNIIPLFNGATYAFTSLGGNIASTLIGVLIGKSFVLALLVPVIIIGLITTLSLKTKAVK, translated from the coding sequence GTGAAGAAATTGTCTTCTCTTCTTCCAATGATCATTATATTCTCATACTCGCTTGTTCTGAACTCCATGGCACCGCTCTTGTCATCTTTCCGCGAGCTGTTCCACATATCAGTTGAGCTTTCCTCTCTCTTGCCGTTCTTTTCACTTACGGGAACGGTGCTTTCAAACATCTTCGTAGGTATTTATTTAAACAGACTGGGATTAAAGAGAGCCCTTATGACTGGATACTTACTCACAATCTTAGGCTCTTTGATCATTGCCTTTTCAGGCAGGCTTTTCTTATCGCTTGTTGGACTTTTCTTTTTTGGTCTCTCAACTGGTTTTGGATTCACAGCGTCGACAACATTACTTGTGCAGAGCAAAAAACCTAAATTTGGACTCTTTCACGGAGCGTATGGACTGGGTGGCATAATCGCACCGCTCTTGATAAAAGTCGTGCAGGGAAAATGGCAAGACTTTAGGTTTGTGTACTTGATTTACAGTGCACTCTTCTTATCCCTTTTAACATACACACTGTTGAAGATAGAAGAGCTCTCAGCGGAAAAGAAAAGAGAAAGTTTCTCGCTGTCTGAAATTCGGCAAGCATTTAAGATTGACTCGTTTAGGATATTCTTGTTGTTGCTGATACTCTATTCCTCGGCTGAAATCGGCGTCATCACCTGGGCAGGAACGATATCGAATTCAAAAGTTATAAGCACATACACTGCGTACATGATATTCTGGGCGTTATTTACACTTAGCAGGTTCCCGGTAGAATACTTAGAAAAGACATTCAGATACCTTTTAAGAACGAACACATTGTTATTAATCGTATCAACAGTTCTTTTATTTACAACAAAAAATCCCATTTACTTCATTATTTCGGGTTTCCTATTTGGTCCGCTCTTTCCTTACATACAAAAACATGCACTGAGAAACATTCATAATAACATAATCCCGCTCTTCAACGGTGCTACGTACGCGTTCACATCGCTTGGGGGAAACATCGCAAGTACGCTGATAGGTGTGCTGATTGGAAAGAGTTTTGTATTAGCACTTCTTGTGCCTGTTATAATAATAGGTCTAATTACAACTCTAAGTCTTAAAACCAAAGCAGTGAAATAA
- a CDS encoding sigma-54 interaction domain-containing protein: MERILRIVLDSIIEGIIIVDKEARVVYVNKNAQRLLGLPSDIVGKKVDEVVKNTRLHIVVRTGLPEIDQVQHTENAVIITSRIPIRDENGNIIGAVAVFRDITSLRKLAEEITNLKEIEAQLKAIIDSTNDAISVADENGIVRLVNKAYTKITGYSPEEVVGKPATVDIAEGESIHMLIAKIRQPIYNARLKVGPAKKDVIVNATPLFVKGVFKGSVAVVHDVSEILKLNNELEEVKRLIRHMRAQYTFDDIIGESRLIQIAKEQAKKVAQTPATVLLRGESGTGKELFAHAIHNSSPRKNKPFVSVNCAAIPETILEAELFGYEGGSFTGALQEGKRGLVEEADGGTLFLDEVGKLPLSLQPKLLRFIESKEFVPVGGRSVKKVDVRIIAATNLDLEKMMRNGDFLPDLYFRLNVFPIYLPSLKDRKEDIPKIAIHIVKKLNQQYGRMVEGISPAVIKYIVSKHWSGNVRELENFIGRVMINMGPEERYIEPKHIPEFSTEKPEIGEPENRQDKIGPLKDMVEEYERQIIINALKQSGGDKMKAAKMLDISVRTLYYKMERYGIEE, encoded by the coding sequence ATGGAAAGAATTCTCAGAATAGTTCTTGATTCTATTATAGAGGGAATAATAATAGTTGACAAAGAAGCTCGTGTTGTATACGTCAACAAAAACGCACAGCGACTTCTCGGATTGCCTTCTGACATTGTTGGGAAAAAGGTGGATGAAGTAGTTAAAAACACAAGACTGCACATCGTTGTGCGCACGGGACTTCCAGAAATCGACCAAGTCCAGCACACGGAAAACGCTGTTATCATAACATCTCGCATTCCCATAAGAGACGAAAACGGCAATATAATAGGCGCGGTTGCTGTTTTCAGAGATATAACAAGCCTCAGGAAGCTTGCGGAAGAAATTACGAACCTAAAAGAGATAGAAGCACAACTCAAGGCGATAATAGATTCCACTAACGATGCGATAAGCGTAGCTGACGAAAACGGTATTGTGAGATTGGTCAACAAAGCCTACACAAAGATAACAGGGTATTCGCCTGAGGAAGTAGTTGGGAAACCCGCAACCGTTGACATAGCTGAAGGCGAGAGTATCCACATGCTTATTGCTAAAATCAGACAGCCTATCTATAATGCAAGGCTTAAAGTTGGACCTGCGAAAAAAGATGTGATCGTAAATGCAACGCCCCTCTTTGTTAAAGGTGTTTTCAAAGGAAGTGTTGCAGTTGTCCACGATGTCTCAGAGATACTGAAATTAAACAACGAGCTTGAAGAAGTCAAAAGACTAATAAGGCACATGCGAGCTCAATACACATTTGATGATATCATAGGCGAAAGCAGGCTAATACAAATAGCAAAAGAGCAAGCAAAAAAAGTAGCTCAGACTCCAGCAACAGTTTTACTGAGAGGAGAGAGCGGAACAGGAAAAGAGCTCTTCGCACACGCTATTCACAATTCAAGCCCAAGGAAGAACAAACCATTTGTCAGCGTCAACTGTGCCGCGATTCCTGAAACGATTTTGGAAGCAGAATTATTTGGCTACGAGGGTGGCTCATTCACCGGTGCACTCCAAGAAGGTAAAAGAGGGCTTGTTGAAGAAGCGGACGGTGGAACCCTGTTCCTCGACGAGGTTGGCAAACTGCCGTTGTCATTACAACCGAAATTACTAAGATTTATCGAAAGCAAAGAATTCGTACCTGTTGGTGGCAGGAGCGTAAAGAAAGTCGATGTGAGAATCATAGCGGCGACGAATTTAGACCTTGAAAAGATGATGAGAAACGGTGACTTCCTACCGGATCTCTACTTCAGGCTGAACGTATTCCCGATATACCTTCCGTCGCTGAAAGACAGAAAAGAAGACATACCAAAGATAGCGATTCACATAGTTAAAAAACTCAACCAGCAATACGGACGGATGGTGGAGGGCATAAGCCCTGCGGTAATAAAATACATCGTTTCAAAGCATTGGAGCGGGAATGTGCGGGAACTTGAAAACTTCATCGGGCGAGTCATGATAAACATGGGACCTGAAGAAAGATACATCGAGCCCAAGCACATTCCTGAGTTTTCTACTGAAAAGCCTGAAATTGGAGAGCCAGAGAATAGACAAGACAAGATTGGACCTCTCAAGGACATGGTTGAAGAATACGAAAGGCAGATAATCATAAATGCCCTCAAACAATCCGGCGGAGACAAAATGAAAGCAGCAAAGATGTTGGATATAAGCGTGAGGACGCTTTATTATAAGATGGAAAGATATGGAATAGAAGAATAA
- a CDS encoding HU family DNA-binding protein translates to MKEGDYMNKKTLVNAVAEKTQLKKKDVKLVIDTLFETITAALEKGEKVQLVDFGTFEVKKMEGRTGVNPRTKAKIKIPSRKVPKFRPGKVLKAKVNK, encoded by the coding sequence GTGAAGGAGGGGGATTATATGAACAAAAAGACACTTGTTAACGCGGTAGCGGAAAAGACACAACTCAAGAAGAAAGACGTAAAACTTGTTATCGACACTCTCTTTGAGACCATTACAGCAGCTCTCGAAAAGGGAGAAAAAGTACAACTTGTAGACTTTGGTACATTTGAAGTCAAGAAGATGGAAGGAAGAACAGGCGTTAACCCAAGAACAAAAGCAAAGATTAAGATTCCTTCAAGAAAGGTTCCAAAATTCAGACCTGGAAAAGTTCTCAAGGCAAAGGTAAACAAATAA
- a CDS encoding FecR family protein, with product MMFKSLLRLLTTLFVMVTIIAFAEFKVVSSSESVVMGGKLPISIELTDKDNKPLSFSLKAKVSLGGFDKPEVLTKGLAVNGKITLNFLAPKKVAEVKVTFTAETPQKEVFTQEIVIKVTEKDESEFSEEMKASIDSFRGSVAVKKVGKKAWESIKKDTLLQEGDEVLTLEKSYIIVKFPDGSMTKITENTQVLFEKLRRSKDGKILVSIVIQKGGTYNVVQKMVAGSSFEVRAGSVTAGVRGTTFGVESFDDKPVVKVWEGEVFAFFGENFVIPVFEGQSLAYELGMELVEDVSQLFDAAEFEPLKEKLPDLEKMFEEIEVEPEKPTEPEKPKPEQEPTPQQPSQPKAFIPPLGVETAQKDNQKYIVYSISPEFTIGPVTLGVGLTAYATEVGGTLYYGVPSTEPSTNIINMITINHVALNLGNFYLRYGNMPPISLGMGFSVRDYFKPYAKSIDTRLGFGNVRLYLHLPYEITKIWFPEVVQSDSVFAGEFELKSVFAGMDLGIGALYDTEVSTTNTLGNATPVNLSLSGFVRYPLMSNFYLGAEVGGQFLEDMSKYGLGAFVGLSGKIAVFDVIAGAFGTWNGFRPFHFGRIYTVQKLKNELPTLESEEISFGFLIGTSLYTDIATGRLYLYGNFEGDMNALGEIRVVIPQIGALAGLFIYGYYFDSTPFSNNTVLDNDTICFLRITYPVMEQNLVAGMVYTWDGTQWIQSVYIGSESSW from the coding sequence ATGATGTTCAAAAGTTTATTACGGTTGCTAACAACTCTTTTTGTTATGGTAACAATTATCGCCTTTGCTGAATTTAAGGTTGTGTCATCATCTGAGAGTGTCGTTATGGGTGGGAAGCTGCCTATCAGCATTGAGCTGACAGATAAGGACAACAAACCCCTCAGTTTCTCCCTAAAAGCGAAAGTTTCGCTAGGTGGTTTTGATAAGCCAGAAGTCTTGACAAAAGGCTTAGCAGTTAACGGAAAAATAACGCTCAACTTCCTGGCCCCAAAGAAAGTGGCTGAAGTAAAGGTTACTTTCACAGCAGAAACTCCTCAGAAAGAAGTTTTCACTCAAGAAATAGTCATAAAAGTCACTGAAAAGGACGAGAGCGAATTCTCAGAAGAGATGAAAGCATCTATCGACTCATTCAGGGGTAGTGTTGCCGTTAAAAAAGTCGGGAAGAAGGCATGGGAGTCCATTAAGAAAGATACGCTGCTTCAAGAAGGAGACGAAGTTTTAACACTTGAAAAATCATATATTATAGTCAAATTCCCTGACGGCTCAATGACAAAGATCACAGAAAACACGCAGGTACTTTTTGAAAAGCTGAGAAGATCCAAGGATGGAAAGATACTTGTTTCGATCGTTATACAAAAAGGTGGCACGTACAACGTTGTTCAAAAGATGGTTGCAGGTTCTTCATTTGAGGTCAGAGCGGGAAGCGTTACTGCTGGGGTGCGCGGTACAACTTTCGGTGTTGAGAGTTTCGATGATAAACCTGTTGTAAAGGTTTGGGAAGGCGAAGTGTTTGCGTTCTTTGGAGAGAATTTTGTCATACCTGTCTTTGAAGGTCAATCCTTAGCATACGAACTTGGTATGGAACTTGTTGAAGATGTATCACAGTTATTCGATGCTGCTGAGTTTGAACCTTTAAAAGAAAAATTGCCAGATTTAGAAAAGATGTTCGAGGAGATAGAAGTTGAACCTGAGAAGCCAACTGAACCGGAAAAGCCAAAACCTGAGCAAGAACCAACACCTCAGCAACCAAGCCAACCAAAGGCATTCATACCACCACTTGGCGTTGAAACAGCCCAGAAGGATAATCAAAAGTATATCGTGTACTCTATTTCGCCTGAATTTACCATTGGTCCTGTTACGTTAGGTGTAGGCTTGACAGCTTATGCGACAGAAGTTGGCGGTACGTTGTATTACGGTGTTCCTTCCACAGAGCCGAGCACAAATATCATCAACATGATTACTATCAATCATGTTGCCTTAAACCTCGGAAACTTCTATCTGAGGTATGGTAATATGCCGCCTATATCCTTAGGAATGGGATTTTCAGTTAGGGATTACTTCAAACCATATGCTAAATCGATCGATACGAGACTCGGCTTTGGAAATGTGCGATTGTATCTCCACTTACCATATGAAATCACAAAGATTTGGTTCCCAGAAGTTGTTCAGTCCGACTCAGTCTTTGCAGGTGAATTCGAGCTGAAATCAGTTTTTGCTGGTATGGATCTCGGAATTGGTGCTCTGTATGACACGGAAGTATCCACAACAAATACTCTCGGAAATGCGACACCAGTCAATCTCTCGCTTTCTGGTTTCGTACGCTATCCTCTCATGAGCAACTTCTATCTCGGTGCTGAAGTAGGTGGGCAATTCTTAGAAGATATGTCCAAGTATGGTTTAGGAGCATTCGTAGGCTTGAGCGGTAAAATCGCGGTTTTTGATGTAATAGCAGGTGCGTTTGGAACATGGAACGGCTTCAGACCTTTCCATTTCGGAAGAATATACACCGTTCAAAAGCTTAAGAATGAGTTACCTACTCTTGAAAGTGAAGAAATCTCATTCGGTTTCTTGATCGGAACCAGCCTTTACACCGATATAGCAACCGGTAGGTTATACCTGTACGGAAACTTCGAAGGAGATATGAATGCTCTTGGAGAAATAAGAGTGGTTATACCACAGATAGGAGCATTAGCAGGATTGTTCATCTACGGTTATTATTTCGACTCAACGCCATTTTCAAACAACACAGTTCTTGATAACGATACGATATGCTTCTTGAGAATTACATATCCTGTTATGGAACAGAATCTTGTCGCTGGCATGGTGTACACTTGGGATGGAACTCAATGGATCCAAAGCGTTTATATTGGAAGTGAGTCGAGCTGGTAA